Proteins encoded by one window of Megachile rotundata isolate GNS110a chromosome 10, iyMegRotu1, whole genome shotgun sequence:
- the LOC143265300 gene encoding fatty acyl-CoA reductase 2-like yields the protein MYWYPFVILTRHYYLFVILNAVFNIIPAAVYDFGCWITGKKGRGLELTLKIAEFNSSLHYFLCNTWIVEVGNTQNILIHMNKADYEEFPFDLGKIEWDKFMYDFCLGMKTHLMKESKDSIPAARERFRKFMIIHYAMCTCFVSNLL from the exons atgtattgGTATCCATTTGTGATACTCACGAGACATTATTATCTTTTCGTCATACTTAACGCGGTATTCAATATTATTCCTGCAGCAGTGTATGATTTCGGTTGTTGGATTACAGGAAAGAAAGGACG aggCCTAGAGCTAACGCTGAAGATAGCAGAATTCAATAGTTCGCTACACTACTTTTTATGTAACACTTGGATTGTCGAAGTAGGAAACACCCAAAATATCCTCATTCATATGAATAAAGCTGATTATGAAGAATTTCCTTTCGATTTGGGAAAAATCGAGTGGGATAAATTTATGTATGACTTTTGTCTTGGTATGAAGACACATTTAATGAAAGAATCAAAGGATTCAATTCCTGCAGCCAGGGAAAGATTTCGGAAGTTTATGATAATACACTATGCTATGTGCACTTGTTTC Gtgtctaatttattataa
- the LOC100878641 gene encoding LOW QUALITY PROTEIN: putative fatty acyl-CoA reductase CG8306 (The sequence of the model RefSeq protein was modified relative to this genomic sequence to represent the inferred CDS: substituted 1 base at 1 genomic stop codon) has protein sequence MSYMMDNVSEMLHVERTGKIGGNINWNNGGQIRQFYAGKRILLTGSTGFLGTGIVEKLLRTCLEIDKIYLIIRTRGKMTVEERMENYFRSPVFDVLQKENPNFKSKIHIMQGDLQNANLGLSPEDYKLLTENVNVIIHNAADISFFARLSSILKTNSLGTKYMLDLAEKCTNLYAFVYVSSVYSQAHNDRIEEKCYTPPGGIRMVEDLIKADEAIPNGFNKHTLRKILGKWVNTYTFSKAITEGFVAEFARRSTIPCAIYRPTLIMSSAKEPTPGLITHKTGVSGLTLVYSLGIMHCLPIRSDTIIDFVPIDMTVNSLLACIWDLSTRKKSDGPQVYNYGSSHWKPFFNKVYHMLSIKRLEEYPLSNMYWYPFMIYTRHYYLFVILSVIFNIIPAAVYDFGCWIAGKKGRGLELTLKIAQFNSTLHCLFSYCWVVDVENTQNILVHMNKADYEEFPFDLGKLDWDKFMCDFSLAMKTYLMKQSEDSIPAARERFRKLRMVHYTICTCFLVFAMFFVFKTMSSVFCDELFMDETAIRGNYFHKNGIQLQKRKEEKCGIMVIPSIYNMNIDACEMRQLEETAIIEKNKHWNDGGQIRQFYAGKRILLTGSTGFLGAGIRMEGYFQSPVFEVLQKTNPNFKSKLHAISGDIQKVNLDLSLEDYKLLTQNVNVIIHNAADTSFFTRLSSILKTNSLSTKYMLDLAEKCTNLQAFVYVSSAYSQSQNTRIEEKFYTPPGDIRMVQDLIQVDKSIPNGFCNCTLKKILGKWVNSYTYSKAIAEGFVEEFGRKTSIPCAIYRPXIIISSAREPVPGWISSRTGVSGLLLLYGMGIVHSLPVRSDTIIDFVPIDMTVTVCWQAFGT, from the exons ATGAGCTATATGATGGACAACGTAAGCGAGATGTTGCATGTAGAGAGAACTGGAAAAATTGGAGGAAATATAAACTGGAACAATGGTGGTCAGATACGACAGTTCTATGCTGGAAAGAGGATTCTACTGACTGGAAGCACTGGTTTCTTAGGAACAGGGATAGTGGAAAAACTTTTACGTACTTGCTTGGAAATCGACAAGATTTACTTGATAATCAGGACTAGGGGAAAAATGACAGTCGAGGAGCGAATGGAAAACTACTTTCGAAGTCCT GTTTTCGACGTACTGCAGAAGGAGAATCCCAATTTTAAGTCAAAGATTCACATAATGCAGGGTGATCTACAAAATGCTAACTTGGGTCTTTCACCGGAAGACTACAAACTCCTAACGGAGAATGTCAACGTAATTATTCACAATGCAGCAGATATATCATTTTTTGCAAGATTATCTTCCATTTTGAAGACAAACTCGTTAGGCACCAAATATATGCTTGATTTAGCGGAAAAGTGCACTAACCTTTACGCATTTGTGTACGTTTCGTCCGTGTATAGTCAGGCTCACAACGATCGAATCGAGGAAAAATGTTATACACCCCCTGGTGGTATACGCATGGTCGAGGATTTGATAAAAGCCGACGAAGCAATTCCAAACGGGTTCAACAAACATACATTGCGCAAAATATTAGGAAAATGGGTTAACACGTATACCTTCTCTAAAGCTATAACCGAAGGCTTTGTTGCGGAGTTCGCACGAAGAAGCACGATCCCTTGTGCTATCTATAGGCCTACGTTAA TTATGTCATCGGCCAAAGAACCAACACCAGGGTTGATAACACATAAAACTGGAGTTTCCGGGCTGACACTTGTATATTCCTTGGGTATAATGCACTGTCTGCCAATAAGATCTGACACTATCATTGATTTCGTTCCGATTGATATGACGGTTAACTCTCTGCTGGCATGCATTTGGGATTTGAGTACACGCAA GAAATCGGACGGACCACAAGTGTACAACTATGGTTCATCTCATTGGAAACCTTTTTTCAACAAAGTGTATCACATGTTGAGTATAAAGAGATTAGAAGAATATCCATTAAGCAATATGTACTGGTACCCATTTATGATATACACGAGGCATTATTATCTCTTCGTCATACTGTCCGTGATATTCAACATTATTCCTGCAGCAGTGTATGATTTCGGTTGTTGGATTGCAGGAAAGAAAGGACG aggCCTAGAGCTAACGCTGAAGATAGCACAATTCAATAGCACGCTACACTGTCTTTTTTCTTACTGTTGGGTTGTCGATGTAGAAAACACCCAAAATATCCTCGTTCACATGAATAAAGCTGACTATGAAGAATTTCCTTTCGATTTGGGAAAACTCGATTGGGATAAATTTATGTGTGACTTTTCTCTTGCTATGAAAACATATTTAATGAAACAATCGGAAGACTCGATTCCTGCAGCCAGGGAAAGATTTCGCAAGCTCAGGATGGTACATTATACTATCTGCACTTGTTTCTTAGTATTTGCAATGTTTTTTGTGTTCAAAACAATGAGTTCAGTATTTTGT gaTGAATTATTCATGGATGAAACGGCAATTAGAGgcaattattttcataaaaatggaATACAGTTACAAAAACGCAAAGAAGAAAAATGTGGCATAATGGTGATACCAAGTATATATAATATGAATATTGACGCAT GCGAGATGAGGCAACTAGAGGAAACTGCCATAATTGAAAAAAACAAACACTGGAACGATGGTGGTCAGATACGACAATTCTATGCTGGAAAGAGGATTCTACTCACTGGGAGCACTGGTTTCTTAGGAGCAGGAATA CGAATGGAAGgatatttccaaagtcct GTTTTCGAAGTACTGCAGAAGACGAATCCCAATTTTAAGTCAAAACTGCACGCAATCTCCGGTGACATACAAAAGGTTAATTTGGATCTTTCATTGGAAGACTACAAACTCCTAACGCAGAATGTCAACGTAATTATTCACAATGCAGCAGATACATCATTTTTCACAAGATTATCTTCCATCTTGAAGACAAACTCGTTAAGCACCAAATATATGCTCGATTTAGCGGAAAAGTGCACTAATCTTCAAGCGTTCGTGTACGTTTCGTCCGCGTATAGTCAGTCTCAGAACACTCGAattgaagaaaaattttataCGCCTCCTGGTGATATACGTATGGTCCAGGATTTGATACAAGTCGACAAATCAATTCCAAACGGATTCTGCAACTGTacgttgaaaaaaatattaggaAAATGGGTTAACTCGTATACCTACTCCAAAGCCATTGCCGAAGGCTTCGTTGAGGAGTTCGGACGAAAAACCTCAATCCCTTGCGCTATCTATAGGCCTTAGATAA TTATATCATCGGCCAGAGAACCAGTCCCAGGGTGGATATCGAGTAGAACTGGAGTTTCCGGGTTGTTACTTCTATATGGAATGGGTATAGTGCATTCTCTGCCTGTGAGATCCGACACTATCATTGATTTCGTTCCAATTGATATGACGGTAACTGTCTGCTGGCAAGCATTTGGGACTTGA